The candidate division WOR-3 bacterium genomic interval ACGAAAAAAGACAGACCCCTGACAGCTGACATGTTCACGGATTTCGAGAAAGTTTACGGCAAAGACCCTAACGGAAACAGCAAGCGCACCGACCAGGGACAGGAAGGCAGGTTCAGACCTTTCGGAATAGATGAAATCAAAGAAAGAGGTTACAAGTTAGACATAAAATGGCTGAAAGACGAAACCCTGGACGACCCCAACGATTTGCCCGAACCTGTGGACTTAATATCCGAAGCCGTCTCCGAACTCGAAGCCGTAGTAGATGAGTTAAACGAGATAACAGAATTACTGGGAAAAGAATAATGGGAAGAGAGAAGTGGGTTGAGGTTCCTCTTGGTAGTGTTGCAAATTACATTAATGGAAGAGCTTTTAAACCTTCTGAATGGAGTAAAAGCGGATTACCAATAATTAGAATCCAGAATCTTACAAAGAGTACTAATATTATTAATTATTCAAAAATAAAACATGAGAAAAAATATTTCATTGAAAATGGTGATTTACTTATGGCATGGTCTGCAACCCTTGATGTTTTTATTTGGGATGGTGGTTCAGCTTGGTTAAATCAACATATTTTTAATGTCATTGTAAATTCTGAAATTATAGATAAAAAATTTTTATATTTTTCTTTAAAACAAGCTATTTCTGAATTTAATACAAAAACACATGGTTCTGGTATGGTTCATATAACAAAACCTGTTTTTGAAACCCATAAAATCCCCCTCCCCCCTCTCAACGAGCAGAAGAGGATTGTTGAGAAGCTCGATGCAATTTTGCCGAGAGTTCAAACCGCGAAATTCCGTCTCCGGAAAATTCCTGTTCTCCTCAAAAAATTCCGCCAATCCGTTCTCTCCTCCGCCTGCTCCGGTAAATTGACCGAGGATTGGAGAGAAGGGAAGGATACATTTTCTTATTATTTATTGAATAAAAGTCATTCTCCTCTAAGAGAATATTCAGAATATTTACCAGATAACTGGAAAATTTTCTCTTTCATAGACGTATG includes:
- a CDS encoding restriction endonuclease subunit S, which codes for MGREKWVEVPLGSVANYINGRAFKPSEWSKSGLPIIRIQNLTKSTNIINYSKIKHEKKYFIENGDLLMAWSATLDVFIWDGGSAWLNQHIFNVIVNSEIIDKKFLYFSLKQAISEFNTKTHGSGMVHITKPVFETHKIPLPPLNEQKRIVEKLDAILPRVQTAKFRLRKIPVLLKKFRQSVLSSACSGKLTEDWREGKDTFSYYLLNKSHSPLREYSEYLPDNWKIFSFIDVCKISTNLVDPKNFQNFPHIAPDNIEKGTGKLLGYRTIKQDNVKSAKHRFYEGQIIYSKIRPYLSKAIISYFDGLCSADMYPLTCNINTKFLYFYILSNIFLDLASTAGDRSVLPKINQKELSLIPVPVPPKEEQHEIVRRVEKLFTLADSLEVKYKKALEKIEKLEQSILSKAFRGELISSDPNDESADKLLEKILEEKK